One window of Saccharopolyspora phatthalungensis genomic DNA carries:
- a CDS encoding Hsp70 family protein: MAPATFGIDLGTTHSCIAHIDEAARPVIAKSAVGEDTTPSVVYFERPGVALVGTAAKNSALLAPHLVAQLVKRDMGRKNTEFTYHGNRYTPEKISALILRELARAAEENTGHTVRDVVITVPAYFGIAERDATRKAGEIAGLNVLDVLDEPVAAALHHHALDNSPQTRHVLVYDLGGGTFDTSVIRVTGDDIQVVCTDGDGELGGADWDERIVDHLLAAFREEHPELDPSADEHAMQEFADRAEDVKKALSATMSRNVALRIRGAAATVPFTRQQLEELTADLLDRTMAITERIIETARRKGVERFDEVLLAGGMTRMPAVAAGLRQRFGLDARLSEPDLAVAKGAALFALIRQANKVRDGSAGQQLGISAADVDAMAKKRVATVVPRAFGVKALDPRDPLALTDPMRARQMVAHLLQANTELPADTGPYPFQTAIDNQRMAEIEVWEQAGPTPSDDPADNTKVGHAMLTGIPARPAGCRIEITFTMSETGALTVHAKELESGNDVRFELSIGGMDHKAVARARTDIAGHQVSG, from the coding sequence ATGGCGCCGGCGACGTTCGGCATTGACCTCGGCACCACGCACTCCTGCATCGCGCACATCGACGAGGCGGCCCGCCCGGTGATCGCCAAGAGCGCGGTCGGGGAGGACACCACGCCCTCGGTGGTGTACTTCGAGCGACCCGGGGTGGCGTTGGTGGGCACGGCGGCGAAGAACTCGGCGCTGCTCGCGCCGCATCTGGTGGCGCAGCTGGTCAAACGCGACATGGGACGCAAGAACACCGAGTTCACCTACCACGGGAACCGCTACACCCCGGAGAAGATATCCGCGCTGATCCTGCGCGAACTCGCCCGCGCCGCCGAGGAGAACACCGGGCACACCGTGCGTGACGTGGTGATCACGGTGCCCGCCTACTTCGGCATCGCCGAGCGCGACGCGACCCGCAAGGCCGGGGAGATCGCCGGGCTGAACGTGCTCGACGTGCTGGACGAGCCGGTGGCCGCCGCGCTGCACCACCACGCGCTGGACAATTCGCCGCAAACCCGGCACGTGCTGGTCTACGACCTGGGCGGCGGCACCTTCGACACGAGCGTGATCCGGGTCACCGGTGACGACATCCAGGTGGTGTGCACCGACGGGGACGGTGAACTCGGCGGCGCGGACTGGGACGAACGGATCGTCGATCACCTGCTGGCGGCATTCCGCGAGGAGCATCCAGAGCTGGACCCCAGCGCCGACGAGCACGCCATGCAGGAGTTCGCCGACCGCGCCGAAGACGTCAAGAAGGCGTTGAGCGCCACCATGTCCCGCAATGTCGCGCTGCGGATCCGCGGTGCCGCGGCCACCGTGCCGTTCACCCGGCAGCAACTGGAAGAACTCACCGCCGACCTGCTCGATCGCACGATGGCGATCACCGAGCGGATCATCGAGACCGCTAGGCGCAAGGGAGTCGAGCGGTTCGACGAGGTGCTGCTGGCCGGCGGGATGACCCGAATGCCGGCGGTGGCGGCCGGGCTCCGGCAGCGGTTCGGGCTCGACGCCCGGCTTTCCGAGCCGGACCTGGCGGTCGCCAAGGGCGCGGCCCTGTTCGCGCTGATCCGGCAGGCCAATAAGGTCCGGGACGGCTCCGCGGGACAACAGTTGGGGATCAGCGCGGCCGACGTCGATGCGATGGCCAAAAAACGGGTTGCCACGGTGGTGCCGCGGGCCTTCGGGGTCAAGGCGCTGGACCCGCGGGACCCGTTGGCGCTCACCGATCCCATGCGAGCGCGGCAGATGGTGGCGCACCTGCTGCAGGCCAACACCGAGCTCCCGGCCGACACCGGCCCCTATCCGTTCCAGACGGCCATCGACAACCAGCGGATGGCCGAGATCGAGGTGTGGGAGCAAGCCGGTCCGACCCCGTCCGACGACCCGGCCGACAACACCAAGGTCGGGCACGCCATGCTCACCGGAATACCGGCGCGACCGGCCGGCTGCCGCATCGAGATCACCTTCACCATGTCCGAAACCGGTGCGCTGACCGTGCACGCCAAGGAGTTGGAGAGCGGCAACGACGTGCGCTTCGAACTCAGCATCGGCGGCATGGACCACAAGGCGGTGGCCCGGGCCCGCACCGACATCGCCGGACACCAGGTCAGCGGATAG
- a CDS encoding RES family NAD+ phosphorylase encodes MPEATPPLQFEAVPNRYVLPADTTLFRLHDRKRHAAEFKPAQVDVGSPGGRFDGTTADPFPSYYAGLHVTTALAEVLLRNLGFGGNGQRLIRRAQIAERRLSAVRTARELTLVSLLTGPDLAAVAQDSWLVDAEGKDAYVQTRNWAAWIRERADWADGLIWPSKRDTGHPALVLFGDRCGADGLDGDEPELQIDLDTAIGEAWLSKMLAPYRAVVAPRVN; translated from the coding sequence ATGCCGGAGGCCACACCACCCCTGCAGTTCGAAGCCGTCCCGAACCGTTACGTGCTGCCCGCCGACACGACGCTGTTCCGGTTGCACGACCGCAAGCGGCACGCTGCCGAGTTCAAACCCGCTCAGGTCGACGTCGGGTCGCCCGGCGGCCGGTTCGACGGGACTACGGCCGACCCGTTCCCCAGCTACTACGCCGGGCTGCACGTGACGACCGCGTTGGCGGAGGTGCTGCTGCGCAACCTCGGGTTCGGCGGCAACGGGCAGCGGCTGATCCGCCGGGCGCAGATCGCCGAGCGGCGGCTCAGCGCGGTGCGCACGGCCCGGGAACTGACCCTGGTCAGCCTGCTGACCGGCCCGGACCTGGCCGCGGTCGCGCAGGATTCCTGGCTGGTCGACGCGGAAGGCAAGGACGCCTATGTGCAGACCCGGAACTGGGCGGCCTGGATCCGGGAACGGGCGGACTGGGCGGACGGGCTGATCTGGCCGTCCAAAAGGGACACCGGGCATCCGGCGCTGGTGCTGTTCGGAGATCGCTGCGGCGCGGACGGCCTGGACGGCGACGAACCGGAGCTGCAGATCGACCTGGACACCGCGATCGGCGAAGCCTGGCTGAGCAAGATGCTCGCGCCCTACCGCGCGGTGGTCGCCCCGCGGGTGAACTGA
- a CDS encoding Rv1733c family protein, with translation MTVVRGTRCPASLEVVMIAALKAHAAWLVNALGVNRNPLRRPIDRMAAGISVLLLVAALIAIPASVLFGTALHTGLTQQAAESAATTRQVTAMLTTAPELSAPASEAYSQDALGSTAVAEWRTGPAQQPHTETIQVPADSSVGDTVTVWVDQAGNRVPPPASAGSVTASAIFAAVLVLLVIELTCIALIVGTQHFARRVCMRAWEREWAFLQHGGTWSQR, from the coding sequence ATGACGGTCGTCCGCGGCACACGGTGCCCCGCAAGTCTGGAGGTTGTCATGATCGCGGCGCTAAAAGCGCACGCAGCATGGTTGGTGAACGCACTGGGTGTGAACCGGAACCCGTTGCGAAGGCCGATCGATAGAATGGCGGCGGGAATCTCGGTGCTGCTGCTGGTGGCGGCGCTGATCGCGATCCCCGCATCGGTCCTGTTCGGCACGGCACTGCACACCGGCTTGACGCAGCAGGCAGCGGAATCGGCGGCGACCACCCGCCAGGTGACCGCGATGCTGACCACCGCGCCGGAGCTGAGCGCGCCGGCCTCCGAGGCATACAGCCAGGACGCCCTCGGCTCGACCGCTGTCGCCGAATGGCGCACCGGGCCGGCGCAGCAACCGCACACCGAAACGATCCAGGTCCCGGCCGACAGCTCGGTGGGCGACACCGTGACGGTGTGGGTCGACCAGGCCGGAAACCGCGTGCCGCCGCCGGCGAGCGCGGGCTCGGTTACCGCATCGGCGATCTTCGCCGCCGTGCTCGTGCTGCTGGTGATCGAGCTGACCTGCATCGCCCTGATCGTCGGCACTCAGCACTTCGCCCGCCGGGTCTGCATGCGCGCCTGGGAACGCGAATGGGCGTTCCTGCAGCACGGCGGCACCTGGTCCCAGCGATGA
- a CDS encoding VWA domain-containing protein gives MSSWIRRSFAGIGLTQSPPGRYLPKLQQRYLGHVLLCIDVSASMAGSPLSQAIAGGEQFLVEAEGAHYESGLVLWADSVQRYLPPETPLDEVVSALRKAIPRGGTVLSNALRLGIDVLPSYPGDRVLCIFSDGGLADPEQARELARKACAMGIRIIVRGLGPTAAAALADLACPGMRDDDQQIDDVAQVASGIASMATGLSIRRG, from the coding sequence ATGAGTTCGTGGATTCGTCGGAGCTTCGCCGGGATCGGGCTGACACAGTCCCCGCCGGGCCGGTACCTGCCGAAGCTGCAACAGCGGTACCTCGGGCACGTCTTGCTGTGCATCGATGTGAGCGCCTCGATGGCGGGAAGCCCGCTGTCCCAGGCGATTGCCGGCGGCGAGCAGTTCCTCGTCGAGGCCGAAGGCGCGCACTACGAGAGCGGGCTGGTTCTGTGGGCTGATTCCGTGCAGCGGTACCTGCCGCCGGAGACCCCACTCGACGAAGTGGTTTCCGCACTCCGGAAGGCGATTCCGCGCGGCGGCACCGTGCTGTCGAATGCCTTGCGACTGGGCATCGACGTGCTGCCGAGCTACCCGGGCGACCGCGTGCTGTGCATCTTCAGCGACGGTGGGTTGGCGGATCCCGAGCAAGCTCGTGAACTGGCGCGGAAGGCCTGCGCGATGGGGATCCGCATCATCGTTCGCGGCCTCGGGCCCACAGCTGCCGCGGCGCTCGCCGACCTCGCCTGTCCCGGCATGCGGGATGACGACCAGCAGATCGACGATGTGGCCCAGGTCGCGTCCGGCATCGCCTCGATGGCCACCGGCCTGTCGATCCGTCGCGGCTGA
- a CDS encoding Hsp70 family protein, with product MADELVLGIDLGTTYSAVALASTSDGVEVIRNRLGELTTPSVVHFPSADTAVVGAAARNSLDPENTVALIKRRMGTEFELMFHGVRHTPESVSALILRSLVDDAIARFGPHRTVRAVITVPAYFGIREREATLQAARLAGIDVLEVLSEPVAAALHYSAQAEPGAALVYDLGGGTFDTTVLRVAADGVHVVATDGDSRLGGADWNERIAEHLAAAFAREFPAADPDDEAFRQQLQDVTEQVKRQLSTVTGRKVTLRCDDDVASFDVDRATLERLGADLVERTVRIVDRVLAAAAAKGVPRVDEVLLVGGATRTPAIRAALQEHLGLAPKIVDPDLAVVFGAAVRANRLASSLPGGGTTAAVVPRSFGVLIEDSHDESLRSFVQHLVHRNDPLPAVATARFATIVDRQRSVRIQVFEQSGDLPSAQVEHNRRVLDGEFAGLPPLPGGSVIELTLRVSADGLLAVTAREPLSGAALDLEAYVDGVVDGATTERLAQTIAGLAVRC from the coding sequence GTGGCTGACGAGCTGGTGCTCGGCATCGACCTCGGCACGACCTACTCCGCGGTGGCGCTCGCGTCCACTTCGGACGGCGTCGAGGTGATCCGCAACCGCCTCGGCGAGCTGACCACGCCGTCGGTGGTGCACTTCCCTTCCGCCGACACGGCCGTGGTCGGGGCGGCGGCGCGGAACAGCCTGGACCCGGAGAACACCGTCGCGCTGATCAAGCGCCGGATGGGCACCGAGTTCGAGCTGATGTTCCACGGCGTGCGGCACACGCCGGAGTCGGTGTCGGCGCTGATCCTGCGCAGCCTGGTCGACGACGCGATCGCCCGCTTCGGGCCACATAGGACGGTTCGGGCGGTGATCACGGTTCCCGCGTACTTCGGGATCCGCGAACGCGAAGCGACACTGCAAGCAGCCCGGCTGGCGGGAATCGATGTGCTGGAGGTGCTGAGCGAACCGGTCGCGGCTGCGCTGCACTACTCCGCCCAGGCGGAGCCGGGCGCCGCGCTCGTCTATGACCTTGGTGGCGGTACGTTCGACACGACCGTGCTGCGGGTGGCCGCTGACGGGGTGCACGTCGTGGCCACCGACGGCGACAGCCGACTGGGCGGTGCCGACTGGAACGAGCGCATCGCCGAGCACCTGGCGGCGGCCTTCGCCCGCGAGTTCCCGGCCGCCGACCCGGACGACGAGGCGTTCCGGCAGCAGCTCCAGGACGTCACCGAGCAGGTCAAACGCCAGCTGAGCACGGTCACCGGCCGCAAGGTGACGCTGCGCTGCGACGACGACGTGGCGAGCTTCGATGTCGACCGGGCGACGCTGGAGCGCCTCGGGGCGGATCTGGTGGAGCGCACCGTGCGGATCGTGGACCGGGTTCTCGCCGCCGCCGCCGCGAAGGGCGTGCCGCGAGTCGACGAGGTGTTGCTGGTCGGCGGCGCGACCAGGACGCCGGCGATTCGTGCCGCGCTGCAAGAACATCTCGGCCTGGCCCCGAAAATCGTCGATCCGGACCTCGCGGTCGTCTTCGGTGCCGCCGTTCGCGCAAACCGGCTCGCCTCGTCCCTACCCGGCGGTGGGACGACGGCCGCGGTGGTGCCGCGCAGCTTCGGCGTGCTGATCGAGGACAGCCACGACGAAAGCCTGCGGAGTTTCGTCCAGCACCTCGTGCACCGCAACGATCCGCTGCCCGCCGTCGCAACCGCCCGGTTCGCCACCATCGTGGATCGGCAGCGATCGGTCCGGATCCAGGTGTTCGAGCAATCTGGGGACCTGCCCTCGGCGCAGGTCGAGCACAACCGGCGGGTCCTGGACGGCGAGTTCGCCGGGCTGCCGCCGCTGCCCGGGGGCTCGGTGATCGAGCTGACGCTGCGGGTCAGCGCGGACGGTCTGCTCGCGGTGACCGCGCGGGAACCGCTCAGCGGCGCGGCACTCGACCTGGAGGCCTATGTGGACGGTGTCGTCGATGGCGCGACGACCGAGCGGCTCGCCCAAACCATCGCCGGGCTCGCCGTGCGTTGCTGA
- a CDS encoding TRAFAC clade GTPase domain-containing protein — protein sequence MPYVIGGALLLCIGLWLAAVIVAIVAWLYPVFMLVGSTWAFVSTCLVLAGRGSRKPVLVTPNDVVNGTAGLRKPHGPFPPDWAWPSYLAAQWRRDLVASWHNAYGFIVRGWQWGFGYGIGSKLRWVSSCLTILIWSGVTLGAIVGAVQVLVIGAIALGLGWLGWGALVGSLRGYDHVVRRLRKASGSCAVCYHVMAVPAYRCGGCQVVHHDIRPGVLGAMSRTCGCGTKLPTTVLRASRRLEALCQRCDRPLRGGSGAVTDIRVPVFGPVSAGKTRLVHAGLVTLRDRAAAEGVVLDFVDEASRQAFLHGEQLITSGGDTAKTPAGQLPPAITVRFTRGGTAKARGQALVHLFDAAGEFFLDRDDNSELEFLDHAGGLVFVVDPFAIGWVRDQLGGALESRLAEAHPASGDPEQVYHVTARRLRDYGVETERRALAITVVKADLLTDLPWAADLCAGAVRDWLNTAGLDNLVLAAERDFAEVRYFVVSSVTGIRPGHRLTPAAPFRWLLGLGGFALGRAEKASREEKPTMEAS from the coding sequence ATGCCTTACGTAATCGGAGGCGCCCTGCTGCTGTGCATCGGTCTTTGGCTGGCCGCGGTGATAGTCGCCATCGTCGCCTGGCTGTACCCGGTCTTCATGCTGGTCGGCAGTACCTGGGCGTTCGTCTCGACATGCCTGGTGCTGGCGGGGCGCGGATCCCGGAAACCGGTCCTGGTGACGCCCAACGACGTGGTCAACGGCACGGCTGGCCTGCGCAAGCCGCACGGACCGTTTCCGCCCGACTGGGCTTGGCCGAGCTACCTCGCCGCGCAGTGGCGCCGCGACCTCGTGGCGTCCTGGCACAACGCCTACGGCTTCATCGTGCGCGGCTGGCAATGGGGTTTCGGTTACGGCATCGGCAGCAAGCTCCGGTGGGTGAGCAGCTGCCTGACCATCCTGATCTGGTCCGGCGTCACCCTGGGCGCGATCGTGGGGGCCGTGCAGGTGCTGGTCATCGGCGCGATCGCGCTGGGCCTCGGCTGGCTCGGTTGGGGTGCGCTGGTCGGGAGCCTGCGGGGGTACGACCACGTCGTGCGGCGGCTGCGCAAGGCAAGTGGGAGCTGCGCGGTGTGCTACCACGTAATGGCCGTGCCCGCCTACCGCTGCGGCGGGTGCCAGGTGGTGCATCACGACATCCGGCCCGGTGTGCTGGGCGCGATGTCGCGCACTTGCGGGTGCGGCACGAAGCTGCCGACGACCGTGCTGCGCGCGTCCCGGCGGCTGGAGGCGCTGTGCCAGCGGTGCGACCGACCGCTGCGGGGCGGTTCGGGTGCGGTCACCGACATCCGGGTACCGGTCTTCGGCCCGGTGTCGGCGGGCAAGACCCGGCTCGTGCACGCCGGCCTGGTCACGTTGCGGGACCGGGCCGCCGCAGAAGGCGTGGTACTGGACTTCGTCGACGAGGCCAGCAGGCAGGCCTTCCTGCACGGCGAGCAGCTGATCACCAGCGGCGGTGACACCGCGAAGACCCCGGCCGGCCAGCTGCCCCCGGCGATCACGGTCCGGTTCACCCGCGGCGGCACGGCGAAGGCCCGCGGCCAGGCGCTGGTGCACCTCTTCGACGCGGCCGGCGAGTTCTTCCTTGACCGGGACGACAACAGCGAGCTGGAGTTCTTGGACCACGCCGGGGGACTGGTGTTCGTGGTCGACCCGTTCGCCATCGGCTGGGTGCGCGATCAGCTCGGCGGCGCACTGGAATCCCGTCTCGCCGAAGCACATCCGGCCAGCGGCGACCCCGAGCAGGTCTACCACGTGACGGCCCGGCGGCTACGCGACTACGGGGTCGAGACCGAACGCCGGGCGCTGGCGATCACCGTGGTCAAGGCCGATCTGCTGACCGATCTGCCGTGGGCCGCCGACCTGTGCGCCGGGGCGGTGCGCGACTGGCTGAACACCGCGGGCCTGGACAACCTCGTGCTGGCCGCGGAGCGGGATTTCGCCGAGGTTCGGTACTTCGTTGTCTCCTCGGTCACCGGGATCCGGCCCGGCCACCGGCTCACCCCGGCCGCACCCTTCCGGTGGCTGCTGGGGCTCGGCGGGTTCGCCCTCGGTCGTGCCGAAAAAGCGAGCCGCGAGGAGAAGCCGACAATGGAGGCGTCATGA
- a CDS encoding GTPase-associated protein 1-related protein, translating to MSAREFHSLYYTDCRPGQGLRGGAGFQFQAVSPGTTDEMMTAVQRSALYEAPVGWMRAKREVADYPPSLVHVHDGVYATARGIYLGAEAGGVREGNQFTHALATADPQLYGPIRPAQLWGAPWWVEQPASSTECEPVPAEPEAGPFGVEALREWVLGQQDGEAWLLAVHSALDRVHEQDAPRVLFVSEEAETAVRWIAAATLLLPQERALRVEFRVFATNPQYSRHEVLAVHPDWAGSLADPDRNADFAVFNLVSGKYRKAEPTEAARHWVPRFLAADPYDVVEAVELAHQFARNRGRPIGADRLAAGVLMLDEPVTGQDSAMSLAEWLACPPPVSTTDVLEPVLEAVLAAAPALPVLTRLAETTTQQAGRVRIALLRGEIDEIVRGTPAEHRAPLSPRPWSPDEEEAASVLVEAAAGAIAPERMDLLLRTATRFDIRPRLGRFGEASGRFVEWWAQHPHAGIDPARWTCGPDMLDLLRDALTRRLTGPNADEVARDINDRWWRLLAPAISDPFDPLDAAVAAAAVATGDTARRETIAVFRERLRSPDHPGTGEAVWEALFRTSPPTLAELKDFVTTLPSTAMSDAVAQRAFAVLEKSTVSGRYLDVLRMLGHHIGDREKLRKLWEDDGRLRAWVSSFARKGAQTGAESLENVSEEVFIARATEITAVLLGATPQAALAVIVQAGNQLQQTLVHELPRVWNDEQVASDRRDQALALAFLTCWQDASSEQVRTAFDKALERWAAKHKQADYRRISKLLRGIEADYAAAWHEWLKDYSQQKPKSSRTREIARRLFSRREK from the coding sequence ATGAGCGCGCGTGAGTTTCACTCGCTGTACTACACCGACTGCCGTCCGGGGCAGGGCCTGCGCGGCGGCGCGGGTTTCCAGTTCCAGGCCGTTTCGCCGGGAACGACGGACGAGATGATGACGGCGGTGCAGCGCTCGGCGCTCTACGAGGCCCCGGTGGGCTGGATGCGGGCGAAGCGTGAGGTCGCGGATTACCCGCCGTCGCTGGTCCACGTGCACGACGGGGTTTACGCGACGGCGCGCGGGATCTACCTGGGCGCGGAGGCCGGTGGCGTGCGCGAGGGCAACCAGTTCACCCACGCGCTGGCCACCGCTGATCCGCAGCTGTACGGGCCGATCCGGCCGGCGCAGCTGTGGGGTGCGCCGTGGTGGGTCGAACAGCCCGCGTCGAGCACCGAGTGCGAGCCGGTGCCGGCCGAACCCGAGGCGGGCCCGTTCGGCGTCGAGGCGCTGCGGGAATGGGTGCTAGGCCAGCAGGACGGCGAAGCGTGGCTGCTCGCCGTGCATTCCGCATTGGACCGGGTGCACGAACAGGACGCGCCGCGGGTGCTGTTCGTCAGCGAAGAAGCGGAAACCGCGGTGCGCTGGATCGCGGCCGCAACGCTGTTGCTGCCGCAGGAACGGGCGCTGCGGGTGGAGTTCCGGGTGTTCGCCACCAATCCGCAATACAGCCGCCACGAGGTGCTCGCGGTGCACCCGGACTGGGCCGGATCGTTGGCCGATCCGGACCGCAACGCCGACTTCGCGGTGTTCAACCTGGTCAGCGGCAAGTACCGGAAGGCCGAGCCGACCGAGGCGGCCCGGCATTGGGTGCCGCGCTTCCTCGCCGCCGACCCCTACGACGTGGTCGAGGCCGTCGAGCTGGCGCACCAGTTCGCGCGCAACCGTGGCCGGCCGATCGGGGCGGACCGGCTGGCCGCCGGGGTGCTGATGCTCGACGAGCCGGTGACCGGGCAGGATTCCGCGATGTCGCTGGCCGAATGGCTGGCCTGCCCGCCGCCGGTGTCCACAACGGACGTTCTTGAGCCGGTGCTGGAGGCGGTGTTGGCGGCGGCACCGGCCTTACCGGTGCTGACCAGGCTCGCCGAAACCACCACACAACAGGCGGGCCGGGTCCGGATCGCGTTGCTGCGCGGGGAGATCGACGAAATCGTCCGCGGCACCCCGGCCGAGCACCGCGCCCCGCTTTCCCCCCGGCCGTGGAGCCCGGACGAGGAAGAGGCGGCCAGCGTTCTGGTCGAGGCGGCGGCCGGTGCCATCGCCCCGGAGCGAATGGACCTGCTGCTGCGGACCGCGACCAGGTTCGACATCCGGCCCCGGCTGGGCCGTTTCGGCGAAGCGTCCGGGCGGTTCGTCGAATGGTGGGCCCAGCACCCGCACGCCGGGATCGATCCGGCGCGCTGGACCTGCGGGCCGGACATGCTCGACCTGCTGCGCGATGCGCTGACCCGCCGCTTGACCGGGCCGAACGCGGACGAGGTCGCCAGGGACATCAACGATCGCTGGTGGCGGCTGCTCGCCCCGGCGATCAGCGACCCCTTCGACCCACTGGATGCGGCGGTCGCCGCCGCGGCGGTGGCCACCGGTGATACGGCCCGGCGGGAGACCATCGCGGTCTTCCGCGAGCGGCTGCGCTCGCCCGACCACCCCGGCACCGGCGAAGCGGTGTGGGAGGCGCTGTTCCGGACCTCCCCGCCCACCTTGGCCGAGCTGAAGGACTTCGTCACGACACTGCCGTCCACCGCGATGTCCGATGCGGTGGCGCAGCGGGCCTTCGCGGTCCTGGAGAAGTCCACAGTGTCCGGCAGATACCTGGACGTCCTGCGCATGTTGGGCCACCACATCGGCGACCGGGAGAAGTTGCGCAAGCTCTGGGAAGACGACGGCCGGCTGCGGGCCTGGGTGAGCTCCTTCGCCCGCAAGGGGGCGCAAACCGGTGCCGAATCGCTGGAAAACGTCTCCGAAGAGGTGTTCATCGCTCGCGCCACCGAGATCACCGCAGTGCTGCTCGGCGCCACCCCGCAGGCGGCATTGGCAGTGATCGTGCAGGCCGGGAACCAGCTGCAGCAGACGCTGGTGCACGAGTTGCCCAGGGTGTGGAACGACGAGCAGGTCGCGTCCGACCGGCGAGATCAGGCCCTCGCGCTGGCGTTTCTTACCTGCTGGCAGGACGCCTCTTCCGAACAGGTCCGGACGGCGTTCGACAAGGCACTGGAACGCTGGGCCGCCAAACACAAGCAGGCCGACTACCGTCGGATCAGCAAGCTGCTGCGCGGCATCGAGGCCGACTACGCCGCCGCCTGGCATGAATGGCTGAAGGACTACTCCCAGCAGAAGCCCAAATCGAGCCGCACCCGTGAAATCGCGCGGCGCTTGTTCAGCAGACGGGAGAAGTGA